From a single Leishmania major strain Friedlin complete genome, chromosome 27 genomic region:
- a CDS encoding conserved hypothetical protein (previous protein_id=AAZ09890.1), whose translation MSRVLTVLLTYDDPECGGAADALVEHLERDAVAVEGHCQLSVKPIQVLQNGSHRDALYGSLQDLFQMKPQDIYVIAFLKGSQPEEYRKVNELCNSVRPNAVKCQVLTHLANYNDVGLIIRNLVRLVLDEVTREEASRGSTEPSK comes from the coding sequence ATGTCGCGAGTGCTTACAGTGCTGCTAACGTACGACGACCCGgagtgcggcggcgcggcggatGCGCTGGTGGAGCACCTGGAGCGTGATGCGGTCGCTGTGGAGGGGCATTGCCAGCTCTCCGTGAAGCCGATTCAGGTGCTGCAAAACGGTTCTCACCGCGATGCCCTCTACGGCTCACTGCAAGACCTGTTTCAGATGAAGCCGCAAGACATTTACGTCATCGCGTTCCTCAAGGGATCGCAGCCGGAGGAGTACCGAAAAGTGAATGAGCTGTGCAACAGCGTGCGTCCCAATGCCGTGAAGTGCCAGGTGCTGACGCACTTGGCGAACTACAACGATGTCGGCCTCATCATTCGTAATTTGGTGCGTCTGGTGTTGGATGAGGTGAcaagggaggaggcgagccgcggcagcaccgagCCCTCCAAGTAG
- a CDS encoding conserved hypothetical protein (previous protein_id=AAZ09891.1) produces MEEWIKASLKDKYIDKVDASSVQSGVFCEAFTSPWYDGGVVFDWTALHQRLTRPTVALSDVTKAVTALRRFGAEALMAASGEGDKKCFSTVVELREPWTLHPLSEQAQRLSVFDVLSVTASSAPTAAAASKSLAPSSSNSRQLYTFLRGPPGQRTVREDMTRVLSSAAEQLRGSGLCVVSFLSSFILFGSDFTDMLHSTAAVFRALTEAGFCIDSHGSCLGPRVVTPLRVNADDWWTTSPLQQIESEEDVAAFLVALFYQWLQDAYVWCCTAPIRLFPDAKETHATQSTRLLERFVRGLVLPRARAIGLDALYASLPEEGGSLLELAAVGLEKKQAPTGLQRWSVVELRVVLAQLGAYEHIPSAYLGQPQNNTRR; encoded by the coding sequence ATGGAGGAGTGGATCAAGGCTTCCCTTAAGGACAAGTACATCGACAAGGTGGACGCGTCTAGCGTGCAGTCCGGCGTCTTCTGCGAAGCGTTCACTTCCCCATGGTACGATGGCGGCGTGGTCTTTGACTGGACAGCGCTGCATCAGAGGCTGACACGGCCAACCGTGGCCCTGTCAGACGTGACCAAGGCCGTCACTGCACTTCGGCGCTTCGGTGCAGAGGCGTTGATGGCCGCGTCTGGCGAGGGCGACAAGAAGTGCTTCTCGACCGTCGTGGAGTTGAGGGAGCCGTGGACACTTCACCCGCTTTccgagcaggcgcagcgcctcaGCGTTTTCGATGTCCTCTCCGTTAccgcgtcctctgcgccaacagcggcggctgccagcAAATCTCTCGCCCCGTCCTCAAGCAACTCTCGACAGCTCTACACCTTTCTGCGTGGTCCACCCGGGCAGCGCACAGTGCGGGAAGACATGACGCGTGTGCTCTCGAGTGCCGCGGAGCAGTTACGGGGGAGCGGCTTGTGCGTGGTGTCTTTCCTGAGCTCTTTTATCTTGTTTGGAAGCGACTTCACGGACATGCTCCACAGCACGGCCGCGGTCTTTCGGGCCCTGACTGAGGCAGGCTTCTGCATCGACAGCCACGGCTCCTGCCTCGGACCTCGCGTtgtgacgccgctgcgcgtgaaTGCTGACGATTGGTGGACCACATCACCACTGCAGCAGATTGAATCCGAGGAGGATGTGGCTGCCTTTCTCGTCGCTCTCTTTTATCAATGGCTGCAGGACGCGTACGTGTGGTGCTGCACAGCTCCCATCCGACTCTTCCCCGATGCCAAAGAAACGCACGCTACGCAGTCGACGCGCCTATTGGAGCGATTTGTCCGCGGGCTTGTGCTACCTCGAGCCCGTGCGATTGGACTGGACGCACTGTACGCGTCTCTCCCTGAGGAGGGTGGCAGCCTACTAGAGTTAGCCGCTGTCGGATTAGAGAAGAAGCAGGCTCCGACGGGACTGCAGCGGTGGAGtgtggtggagctgcggGTTGTACTCGCCCAGCTCGGTGCCTACGAGCACATCCCCTCCGCGTACCTTGGACAACCACAGAACAACACCAGGCGCTAG
- a CDS encoding conserved hypothetical protein (previous protein_id=AAZ09893.1) has product MEVDLSPFFEGAMCALVDSNGAELAISRAFASAANACHEAHQPQRSRASVVVQLRITSPLPLWTRQAKDVVLRCVDRAVTRIFPPLDVLQYIGADSPVFLAADAGASGEKAVPHLRVSFAVQPSAALWPSRVLKQHAVEGEVMAGVQLGDSETGATAALQWMRDTLSDMDLWNRARAAHQLYDASIALDGVQQRSGGMSASETTSIDTAVALPSRQQAYEANHTQLQWQLARWLTELFMNEGSWARLPASPSTGIPGSAQKRPVNAATRHLFQSPFRPSFSNVVDAALSAPPTTAQNTASGSAVPRRLLHTDVRGVECDGLLVGHTSRYAYIAVPYFTAQGEAAATGASSPSCVWSFISRIPIPAILSESTGRDPEGRHGEKGRSPRKRPRTSASHHPDSVASEEEESSCAAAARSVLAHCLNVEEAMRHDTNAEAVFRLADAPFVVTVRAHRVYCARADPARHPRTHPTTPSSDHFSTKPHPAASPYALSLMLEDAYAMQVRPALSDARAAPTSSAPTTAHWATSLLSGYDPQQRPEDDGEAGHSAAQQTVNATVARAPHTFPDVVSVVRESCRRFQRTHERFCALYARCVQACDPNASPAASATAKEAGVVTGGASSATAQQVPATAAALVPEAAVTTQTLSPAVASQNLRLLRRAEAVYGALSDSVSVRFGKLRGAARMPVPAVRTAADVAQLEECHNVEFKARVGRVTNGSSAGADSHPQRHPVLMDAERLRNTMAAMAACRGGVILLGVADDGRILGHARQLGVARQLRTSGFCPAMVKDTVQVKELRWLSASGGLADAGKAVLGESSGNGASAPVKRAMPENWWKNGATPPAPDLPKTSATAEAGASAGDQVITVVSVQKGQAPFYATSKNAPPYQRGCASTTVMPTMVVARRIMKELA; this is encoded by the coding sequence ATGGAGGTGGACCTCAGCCCGTTCTTCGAAGGTGCGATGTGCGCACTGGTGGACTCGAACGGTGCTGAGCTTGCCATCAGTCGTGCCTTTGCAAGTGCCGCCAACGCATGCCATgaggcgcaccagccgcagcgctcgcGCGCGTCGGTTGtagtgcagctgcgcatcacctcaccgctgccgttgtgGACACGGCAGGCGAAGGACGTGGTACTGCGCTGCGTCGATCGCGCCGTGACGCGCATCTTTCCCCCGCTGGACGTTCTGCAGTACATCGGCGCCGACTCCCCCGTCTTTCTCGCCGCAGATGCCGGTGCCAGCGGCgagaaggcggtgccgcatcTGCGCGTGTCTTTTGCGGTTCAGCCATCTGCCGCCCTGTGGCCCTCCCGGGTGCTCAAACAGCATGCGGTGGAAGGGGAGGTTATGGCAGGTGTGCAGCTTGGCGATTCAGAGACTGGTGCCACGGCGGCTTTGCAGTGGATGCGGGATACGCTATCGGACATGGACTTGTGGAACCGAGCTCGAGCAGCGCATCAGCTCTATGACGCCAGCATCGCTCTCGATGGTGTCCAGCAGCGCTCTGGCGGCATGTCGGCCTCGGAGACGACATCGATAGACACGGCGGTAGCGCTTCCGTCCCGGCAGCAGGCGTATGAGGCAAACCACACTcagctgcagtggcagcTTGCTCGATGGCTGACAGAACTCTTCATGAACGAGGGCAGCTGGGCTCGGCTGCCAGCGTCGCCATCGACTGGTATCCCCGGGTCCGCTCAGAAAAGGCCCGTTaacgcggcgacgcggcacctCTTTCAGAGTCCTTTTCGGCCATCGTTTTCGAACGTTGTGGACGCAGCTCTCTCGGCACCGCCTACAACCGCACAAAACACTGCGTCCGGATCCGccgtgccgcgtcgcctcctccacacagATGTGCGCGGCGTGGAGTGCGATGGCTTGTTGGTCGGGCACACCTCTCGGTATGCCTACATTGCGGTGCCCTACTTCACGGCCCAGGGCgaggctgcagcgacagGGGCGTCTTCGCCATCGTGCGTATGGAGCTTCATAAGCCGTATCCCAATACCTGCAATCCTTAGCGAATCGACTGGTAGAGATCCGGAGGGCCGTCATGGTGAGAAGGGCCGTTCGCCTCGCAAGCGGCCGCGCACCTCTGCGTCTCATCACCCGGACAGCGTGGCAtcagaggaagaggagagctcctgtgccgccgcggcacgcaGTGTGTTGGCCCACTGCTTGAatgtggaggaggcgatgcgtCACGACACCAACGCAGAGGCGGTATTTCGCCTTGCAGATGCTCCGTTTGTAGTGACAGTTCGGGCCCACCGTGTCTACTGCGCCCGGGCTGACCCAGCGAGGCatccgcgcacgcaccccacAACGCCGTCTTCGGACCACTTCTCCACCAAACCCCATCCGGCTGCGTCACCATACGCACTGTCGCTGATGCTGGAGGATGCCTACGCGATGCAGGTTCGGCCAGCGCTCAGCGAcgctcgtgctgcgccaACCTCGTCTGCGCCCACCACCGCTCACTGGGCCACTTCTTTGCTGTCCGGGTACGACCCTCAGCAGCGTCCagaggacgacggcgaggcggggCACAGCGCCGCTCAGCAAACCGTCAACGCCACCgttgcacgcgcgccgcacacgtTCCCCGATGTGGTCAGCGTGGTGCGAgagagctgccgccggtTTCAGCGAACGCACGAGCGGTTTTGTGCTTTGTACGCTCGTTGCGTCCAGGCCTGCGACCCGAACGCCTCccccgccgccagcgccaccgcaaaAGAGGCGGGGGTCGTAACGGGCGGAGCCTCCTCAGCGACGGCACAGCAGGTgcctgcgacggcggctgcgctggtACCCGAGGCGGCGGTCACAACGCAGACGCTCTCGCCCGCTGTTGCCTCACAGAACCTGCGCTTACTGCGCCGGGCAGAAGCGGTGTACGGCGCGTTGTCGGATTCGGTCTCTGTGCGCTTTGGCAAGCTGCGTGGGGCTGCGCGTATGCCCGTTCCCGCCGtacgcaccgctgccgatgtgGCTCAGCTGGAGGAGTGCCATAACGTTGAGTTCAAGGCGAGGGTGGGGCGCGTGACGAACGGCTCCTCAGCTGGTGCAGACTCCCACCCGCAGCGCCATCCCGTGCTGATGGATGCGGAGCGACTTCGCAACACAATGGCTGCCATGGCAGCATGCCGTGGTGGTGTCATACTTCTCGGCGTTGCGGACGACGGTCGCATTCTCGGTCATGCAAGGCAGCTGGGTGTCGCGCGCCAGTTGCGCACGTCGGGATTCTGCCCGGCGATGGTGAAAGACACGGTGCAggtgaaggagctgcgctGGCTGAGTGCGAGCGGAGGTCTTGCCGACGCCGGTAAGGCCGTTTTGGGTGAGAGCAGTGGCAATGGCGCATCGGCCCCAGTGAAGCGTGCCATGCCCGAGAACTGGTGGAAGAATGgtgccacgccgcccgctccAGACTTGCCGAAGACatcagcgacggcggaggcagGAGCCTCAGCCGGTGATCAAGTGATCACCGTCGTCAGCGTCCAGAAGGGCCAGGCGCCGTTCTACGCAACCTCTAAAAACGCGCCTCCGTATCAGCGTGGTTGCGCGAGCACAACAGTGATGCCGACCATGGTGGTGGCACGCCGCATCATGAAGGAGCTCGCCTAA
- a CDS encoding choline kinase (previous protein_id=AAZ09892.1), with product MVQFTDTWITDDPLLRQIQIVEVVLTHCASVLWRYNEAKLKGAPEWAAKLRALLKAKAKRLGGDSSCRSPESCASQRSMTPQKKHKGLTAASADAIVYRENSKEDHPPQTTPTPQLPSSQQSFQVPPSHKRATAGAILPDAIPTTQGGSVFVDVAHSATHTNVNTFSESNTCSSTSLPHYPEAGAGNNRVCHFRAGPSPFVTPGVLFSSCRSTEEHLEELGAPPTAETTRQSEVAAVRASSSPPIERSNTPELPSAPLQMKRLSGGITNELFHVYDEDDPSASVVVRVFGKETDRVISRESELFYQSLFIPTYVHGSNFLVYDYLDGYYTLPYQDMAAEAMPIARAIAAFQVRATRAALRDHGHPLLRDSQNKDYWKIVDNQMLAIEGSTTSSHDTCKDESRFERESNYLIGSLTKWVDLVLSQEIIDRVREDQRESFLMMGRSLQSACAWMLSMLERQKAYLPEGVCHNDLLSANVMIHKVRKDVRVIDFDYTKRSFLLYDVANHFNEYPGLDCDYDTYFPSDAHMSTFIAEYRRGMRDALEAAWAENSSPTSSTDCASREHEIFPNARELFWSDREEAEAQVVAHWTRLAKLLTLASHLSWSVWSLLQEAVSALDVDFLNYAQTRYNRYLAVRAECSENL from the coding sequence ATGGTGCAATTTACCGATACGTGGATCACGGACGAtccactgctgcggcagaTCCAGATTGTAGAGGTGGTCCTCACCCACTGCGCCTCGGTGCTGTGGAGGTACAACGAGGCGAAGCTGAAAGGTGCTCCGGAGTGGGCGGCAAAACTTCGCGCTTTGCTCAAGGCCAAGGCGAAGAGACTCGGCGGggacagcagctgccggtCACCGGAGTCGTGCGCGAGCCAACGGTCCATGACGCCGCAGAAGAAGCACAAGGGCCTCACCGCGGCCTCGGCGGATGCGATTGTATACCGGGAGAACTCAAAGGAAGACCATCCGCCGCAGACCACGCCCACTCCGCAGCTACCGTCGTCGCAGCAGAGCTTTCAAGTCCCCCCTTCGCACAAGCGTGCCACTGCTGGTGCGATCCTCCCCGACGCGATCCCGACAACACAGGGTGGCAGCGTCTTCGTTGACGTGGCGCACAGCGCGACGCACACTAATGTAAACACCTTTAGCGAGAGCAAcacatgcagcagcacgagccTACCACACTATCCCGAGGCCGGTGCAGGCAACAACCGCGTGTGCCACTTCCGCGCCGGGCCATCGCCGTTCGTCACACCTGGCGTATTGTTCTCgtcctgccgcagcaccgaaGAACACTTAGAGGAGCTCGGCGCGCCACCGACAGCCGAGACGACGCGGCAAAGCGAGGTGGCTGCGGTAagggcgagcagctcaccACCGATCGAGCGCAGCAACACGCCCGAGCTCCCTTCCGCGCCCCTGCAGATGAAGCGCTTGTCGGGCGGCATCACCAATGAGCTCTTCCATGTCTACGACGAAGACGACCCATCcgcgtcggtggtggtgcgcgtcTTTGGCAAGGAGACGGACCGCGTCATCtcgcgagagagcgagctCTTCTACCAGTCTCTCTTTATCCCCACCTACGTTCATGGCAGCAACTTCCTCGTGTACGATTACCTGGACGGCTACTACACGTTGCCGTACCAGGACATGGCCGCCGAGGCGATGCCGATCGcgcgcgccatcgcggcATTCCAGGTTCGGgccacgcgcgccgccctgcGCGATCACGGccatccgctgctgcgcgactcGCAGAACAAGGACTACTGGAAGATTGTCGACAACCAAATGCTGGCAATTGAGGGGAGCACGACGAGTAGCCACGACACCTGCAAGGACGAGTCACGATTTGAGCGCGAGTCGAACTACTTGATCGGCTCGCTGACCAAGTGGGTGGACCTGGTGCTGTCGCAAGAGATCATCGACAGGGTACGCGAAGACCAGCGCGAGAGCTTTCTCATGATGGGGCGCAGCCTGCAGTCGGCCTGTGCGTGGATGCTGTCGATGCTGGAGCGCCAGAAGGCTTACTTGCCGGAGGGCGTCTGCCACAACGATCTGCTGAGCGCCAACGTGATGATCCACAAGGTGCGAAAGGATGTGCGGGTGATCGACTTTGACTACACAAAGCGCAGCTTCCTGCTATACGACGTTGCCAACCACTTCAACGAGTACCCTGGGCTCGACTGCGACTACGACACATACTTCCCGTCGGATGCGCACATGTCCACCTTCATCGCCGAGTACCGCCGCGGTATGCGGGATGCACTCGAGGCGGCCTGGGCGGAGAACTCCAGCCCCACCAGCTCCACCGATTGCGCTTCTCGCGAGCACGAGATCTTTCCCAACGCGCGGGAGCTGTTCTGGAGCGACagagaggaagcggaggcgcaggtCGTGGCCCACTGGACTCGACTCGCGAAGCTGCTCACCTTGGCTTCACACCTGTCGTGGAGTGTCTGGTCGCTTCTGCAGGAGGCTGTGTCTGCCCTGGATGTCGACTTTCTGAACTACGCCCAGACTCGCTACAACCGCTACCTTGCCGTGCGGGCCGAGTGCTCAGAGAACCTGTGA